The Argentina anserina chromosome 3, drPotAnse1.1, whole genome shotgun sequence genome includes a region encoding these proteins:
- the LOC126787857 gene encoding ATP phosphoribosyltransferase 1, chloroplastic-like: MLAAANPPRCPLFLTHSLPPSSPSPSFRILCSATSAAAEERREIRLGLPSKGRMAADTLDLLKDCQLSVKHVNPRQYVAKIPELSNLEVWFQRPKDIVRKLLSGDLDLGIAGLDTVTEYAQGSEDLIIIHDALGFGECHLSLAIPKYGIFENINSLSELAQMPQWTREKPLRVATGFTYLGPKFVKENGLQHVSFSTADGALEAAPAMGIADAILDLVSSGITLKENNLKEIEGGVVLRSQAVLVASKRSLLKMKSALETTHEILERLEAHLKAEGQYTVVANMRGNSAQEVAERVLSQPSLAGLQGPTVSSVYCKRDGQITADYYAIVICVPKKALYKSVQQLRAIGGSGVLYSPLTYIFDEETPRWRELLSKLGL, translated from the exons atgttGGCGGCGGCGAACCCACCCAGGTGCCCCTTGTTCCTCACCCACTCGCTCCCACCCTCCTCTCCGTCGCCGTCTTTCAGAATCCTCTGTTCCGCGACttcggcggcggcggaggagaggagagagattCGGCTGGGGCTGCCGAGCAAAGGCCGGATGGCGGCGGACACCCTGGATCTCCTCAAGGACTGCCAATTGTCCGTCAAGCATGTCAACCCTCGACAATACGTTGCCAAAATCCCTGAG CTGTCGAACTTGGAAGTGTGGTTTCAAAGGCCCAAGGACATTGTGAGGAAGCTGCTCTCTGGGGATTTGGACCTCGGCATTGCTGGTTTGGACACTGTCACTGAATATGCACAG GGGAGTGAAGATCTTATCATTATTCATGATGCTCTTGGGTTTGGGGAGTGCCACTTATCCCTTGCA ATACCAAAATATGGGATTTTTGAGAACATTAATTCACTATCAGAGCTTGCACAAATGCCGCAATGGACTAGAGAGAAACCTCTGCGAGTTGCCACTGGCTTCACCTAT TTGGGTCCTAAATTTGTGAAAGAAAATGGACTGCAGCATGTGAGTTTTTCAACAGCTGATGGTGCACTTGAGGCAGCTCCTGCG ATGGGGATAGCTGATGCAATTTTGGACCTTGTGAGTAGTGGGATAACACTGAAAGAAAACAATTTGAAGGAGATCGAGGGAGGAGTTGTGTTGCGAAGTCAA GCAGTTCTTGTTGCAAGCAAGAGATCCTTGCTCAAAATGAAAAGTGCCCTTGAGACTACACATGAGATTCTCGAAAGATTGGAGGCACATCTGAAGGCAGAGGGTCAGTACACG GTGGTTGCAAATATGAGGGGAAATAGTGCACAAGAAGTGGCTGAGCGAGTCTTGAGCCAGCCATCATTAGCTGGTTTGCAG GGACCCACTGTAAGTTCAGTTTATTGCAAACGTGATGGGCAAATAACAGCAGATTACTATGCGATCGTCATATGTGTACCAAAAAAGGCTCTCTACAAGTCTGTACAACAACTGAGAGCG ATTGGAGGCAGTGGGGTTCTATATTCCCCTTTGACTTACATCTTTGATGAAGAAACTCCAAGATGGCGTGAACTCCTCTCAAAACTTGGCCTCTAA
- the LOC126787281 gene encoding coatomer subunit beta'-1-like, with product MCKFFLCVSTTIRQLQKEFAQASERVKSVDLHPTEPWMLASLYSGTICIWNYQSQTMEKTIKVTESPVRSVKFVASKHWIITGADNKFIRIYNYDTMEKIKEYEAHTDFIRTVTVHPTLPYLLSCSDDKVIKLWDWEKDWECIQVFEGHSHYVMQVAFNPKDTNSFASASLDGTIKIWNIGSPAPNLTLEGHLKGVNCIDYFIRGNKTYLLSGSDDFTAKIWDYETTTCVKTLEGHEHNVTTVSIHHELPIIITTSEDGTVKIWNAATFSLEHTLNYALERVWAIGQMKGSYKVAFGFDNGTIIVKMNDST from the exons ATgtgcaaattttttttgtgcgTTTCAACAACTATAAGACAATTACAGAAAGAATTTGCTCAAGCCTCAGAAAGAGTGAAGTCTGTGGATCTGCACCCTACTGAGCCATG GATGCTAGCAAGTCTGTATTCAGGAACTATTTGTATCTGGAACTACCAGTCACAG ACTATGGAGAAAACCATCAAGGTCACCGAGTCACCAG TCAGATCAGTAAAGTTCGTAGCAAGCAAACACTGGATTATAACTGGTGCTGATAACAAGTTCATTCGCATATACAACTATGATACTATGGAAAAGATCAAAGAATATGAAGCACACACTGACTTTATTAGGACTGTTACTGTCCATCCAACTCTACCATATCTGCTGTCTTGCTCTGATGACAAGGTCATTAAGCTTTGGGACTGGGAGAAGGATTGGGAGTGCATTCAAGTCTTTGAGGGACATTCTCACTATGTGATGCAAGTGGCTTTCAATCCTAAAGACACTAATAGTTTTGCCAGTGCCTCTCTGGATGGAACCATTAAG ATATGGAACATTGGCTCTCCTGCCCCTAATCTTACCTTAGAAGGCCACTTGAAAGGAGTGAATTGTATTGATTACTTCATTCGCGGAAATAAGACTTACCTATTAAGTGGTTCTGATGACTTCACTGCTAAG ATATGGGACTATGAAACTACAACTTGCGTGAAAACTTTAGAAGGTCATGAGCATAATGTGACTACTGTCAGTATTCATCATGAGCTTCCCATAATCATTACAACTTCCGAGGATGGGACTGTGAAGATATGGAATGCAGCCACATTTAG TCTAGAGCACACGCTAAACTATGCTCTTGAAAGAGTTTGGGCAATTGGACAAATGAAAGGATCATACAA GGTTGCATTTGGTTTTGATAATGGAACCATCATTGTCAAGATGAATGATTCTACTTGA